A single Muntiacus reevesi chromosome 9, mMunRee1.1, whole genome shotgun sequence DNA region contains:
- the LOC136174833 gene encoding olfactory receptor 5W2-like: MSRENCSSFAEFIFLGITDNTKNKVILLTMFLLVYLINLLANLGMITLIRMDPQLHTPMYFFLSHLSFCDLCYSTAIGPKMLVDLFAKNKSISFCGCALQFLVFCIFADSECLLLAVMAYDRYKAVSSPLLYAVSMSSRLCSLLMAGVYLVGMADALIHTTLAFRLCFCGSNEINHFFCDLPPLFLLSCSDIQVNELVLFIVFGFIELSTISGVLVSYCYIILSVLKIHSAEGRFKAFSTCTSHLTAVAIFQGTLLFMYFRPSSSYSLDEDKMTSLFYTLVIPMLNPLIYSLRNKDVKEALEKLKNKLYF, from the coding sequence atGAGTAGAGAGAATTGCTCCTCCTTTGCTGAGTTCATTTTCTTGGGAATTACTGATAACACCAAGAACAAAGTGATCCTACTTACCATGTTTCTCCTTGTTTATCTCATCAACCTTCTGGCAAATCTCGGAATGATAACCCTGATTCGGATGGACCCCCAgctgcacacacccatgtactttttcctcagccacctctccttcTGTGACCTCTGCTATTCCACAGCCATCGGCCCTAAGATGCTCGTGGACCTATTTGCCAAGAACAAGTCAATCTCTTTCTGTGGCTGCGCGCTGCAGTTCTTGGTCTTCTGTATCTTTGCCGACTCTGAGTGTCTCCTGCTggcagtgatggcctatgaccggtacAAGGCCGTCAGCAGCCCCTTGCTCTACGCGGTCAGCATGTCCAGCAGGCTGTGCTCCCTGCTCATGGCCGGGGTTTACCTGGTGGGAATGGCAGACGCTCTGATACACACGACATTAGCCTTCCGCTTATGCTTCTGTGGGTCAAATGAGATTaaccatttcttctgtgatttacctccacttttcctcctttcctgctcTGATATACAGGTCAATGAGTTGgtgttgtttattgtttttggtTTCATTGAGCTGAGTACAATTTCAGGAGTCCTTGTCTCTTATTGTTATATCATTCTATCAGTCTTGAAGATCCACTCTGCTGAAGGGAGGTTCAAAGCTTTCTCCACCTGTACTTCCCACCTAACTGCTGTGGCAATtttccagggaactctgctctttATGTATTTCAGGCCGAGTTCTTCGTACTCTCTAGATGAAGACAAAATGACCTCATTGTTTTACacccttgtgattcccatgttaaACCCTCTGATTTATAGTTTGCGGAACAAAGATGTAAAAGAGGCcctagaaaaattgaaaaataaactatatttttaa